The following DNA comes from Curtobacterium sp. 9128.
GTCGTGGTCGGGATCGGCGTGGGGATGCTGTTGCACGCCCGTCGACGGACCCGCGCGGTGATGCACGCCGAGGACGGAATACGGGTGGCCCCGCTCTGGGTTGCACTGGTTGCACGCCTGCGGAAGCGGACCGTGCAATAATGAACCCGGACCCGTTCGGGTCCCCCGTGTACAGGTGCTCTTCCGGAGCGCCGGATTCGCTGGGGGACTTGACATGGGTCCTAGTGCTGCCCGGAGAGGCAGTGCCGCCAGGAACGACTGAGCCGGCGACGCGGGGGACTGCGGCGCAAGCCCTGAGCGGCGAGGGGCGCCACGACCCCAGGAACGTGGCACGAGGAGAGAGGTGATCGCATGGCTGCCCGGAGCACGACGATCGATCCCACGAAGGACAACGCCGACACGGTGGACCAGGCTGCGGCCGAGGACACCGACGGAACCGCTGCGCCCAAGAAGGCTGCGGCGAAGAAGGCCCCCGCCAAGAATGCGCCCGCGAAGAAGGCGGCGACCAAGAAGCCGGCGACCAAGAAGGCCGCTGACGACGACGTCGAGGACGAGGAGACCGTCGAACCGGTCGACGCGGACGAGACCGAGGACGACGCCGAGGAGAAGCCGGCGACCGCCGCAGCCGAAGCCGCCAACGCGGTCGCTGCCGGGGCGCTCGTCATCTCGCAGTCCGACGACGACGAGGCGCCGGTCTACTCGACCACGATCACGGGTGCGACCGCCGACCCGGTCAAGGACTACCTGAAGCAGATCGGCAAGGTCGCCCTCCTCAACGCGGAGCAGGAGGTCGAGCTCGCGATGCGCATCGAGGCCGGCCTGTTCGCCGAGGACAAGCTGCAGCACTCGACGGGCCTGTCGAAGCCGGAAGAGCGCGAGCTCCGCTGGGTCGCTCGTGACGGCCAGCGCGCGAAGTCGCACCTGCTCGGTGCGAACCTGCGTCTCGTCGTGTCGCTCGCCAAGCGCTACACGGGTCGTGGCATGCAGTTCCTCGACCTCATCCAGGAAGGCAACCTGGGCCTGATCCGTGCCGTCGAGAAGTTCGACTACACCAAGGGCTTCAAGTTCTCGACCTACGCGACGTGGTGGATCCGCCAGGCGATCACCCGCGCCATGGCCGACCAGGCCCGCACCATCCGCATCCCGGTGCACATGGTCGAGGTCATCAACAAGCTCGCGCGTGTCCAGCGGCAGATGCTGCAGGACCTGGGTCGCGAACCCACTCCGGAAGAACTCGCCCGCGAGCTCGACATGACCCCGGAGAAGGTCGTCGAGGTCCAGAAGTACGGCCGCGAGCCGATCTCGCTGCACACCCCGCTGGGCGAAGACGGCGACTCGGAGTTCGGTGACCTCATCGAGGACACCGAGGCGGTCGTCCCGGCCGACGCGGTGGGCTTCACGATGCTGCAGAAGCAGCTCGAGAGCCTCCTCGACTCCCTGTCGGAGCGCGAAGCCGGCGTCATCCGGATGCGCTTCGGCCTCGGGGACGGCCAGCCGAAGACGCTCGACCAGATCGGTGACACGTTCGGCGTGACGCGCGAGCGCATCCGCCAGATCGAGTCCAAGACGATGGCGAAGCTCCGCCACCCGTCGCGGTCGCAGTCGCTGCGCGACTACCTCGAGTAGGCCGTCCGGTGCGTTTCTTCATCCCGATCCTCATCGGGCGGATCCTCCGTGCCCTCGCTCGTGCGCGGGGCGGGGGATCCGCGTACCCCGGGTTCATCGTCCTGAAGCTCGTCCCGGACTTCCTGCAGCACGTCACGAAGCAGTTCCCGAACGGGGTCGTCTTCGTGCTCGGGTCGAACGGCAAGTCCACGACGACGCACATGATCTCCGAGATCGTGCGCGCCCACGGTCTGCGCGTCTTCACGAACCCCTCCGGCGCGAACCTGCCGCAGGGCATCGCGTCGGCGCTCCTGTCCGAGGTGTCGCTGACCGGCCGGCTCAAGGCGGACATCGGCATCCTCGAGGTCGACGAGGCCTTCGCCGTCGAGCTCGCCGGCATCCTGTCGCCGTCGACCGTCACGATGCTGAACGTCCAGGTCGACCAGCTCTACCGGTTCTTCGAGACCGAGCGCGTCGCGGCGATGATGCTCGACACGGCGGCGCTGTCCTCGGCGAACGTCATCACGAACCACGACGACCAGTTCCTCGACGCCTACATCGGTGTCGACGGCCAGCGTGTGCTCCGCTTCGGCGCGAGCGCCGAGGTCGTCGCAGCTGCGCCGAACGGCCTGCAGAACGCCGACGACTTCGCGTCGGCCGATCGCGCGGCGACCTCGGCCGACGCGGAGGTGATCGAGAACCGCGGCGACGCGGCGACCATCGCGTTCGACGGGGCGACGATCCCGGTCCGGCTCCCGGCGCGCGGCCTGCACTACGCGGTCGACGCCGCTGCCGCCACCGCGACGGCCAGCGCCGCGCTCGGGACGCAGTTCCGCGCGGACGCCGTCACGAAGGCCTTCACGACGATGAAGCCGGCGTACGGCCGCGGAGAACGACTCCCCATCGCCGGCGAGTCGGCCGAGTTCACCATGTTCAAGAACGCGGCCAGTCTCCAGCTGAACCTCGACGCGCTGCCGGACCACCCCGAGCAGGTGCTCATGGCGATCGACGAGGGCACGCCGGACATCTCGTGGATCTACGACATCGACTTCTCGAAGCTCGACCACGTGGACGTCGTCTCCGGTGACAAGGCGTGGCAGATCGCCATCGCGCTCGAGCACGCCGGTGTCCGCATCGGCACCGTCGAGCCCGACGTCGAGGCGGCGATCGCGCTCATGCAGGGCCTCGGTGCGACGACCAGCGGCACGAAGAACTTCATCGTCAACTACGAGATCATGATGATCGCCCGGAAGGCCCTCGGCCACCCGGACATGGAGAAGACCGCATGACGGCCGATCGCCTGACCATCCTGCACGTCTACCCGCGCCAGATGGGGGTGTCGGGGGACCGCGGCAACGTCGTGGCCCTGACCCGCCGCGCCGACGCCGCTGACGTCCCCACCGAGGTGCTCGAGTACGCACCGGGTGACGCCCTGCCGACCGCGGCCGACGTCGTGGTGATCGGCAACGGTCCGCTCAGCGCGATGCGCTCCCTCGGCGACGACGTGGCGCGCATCGGTGCCCCGCTCCGCGAGTTCGCGGCTGCCGGTGTGCCGGTCGTGGCCGTCGGTGGCGGGTTCGACCTGGCGACGAACGAGATCGTCCCGACCGACGGCTCGCCGCTCGCGGGCTTCGGCGTGTTCGACGCCCGGGCGGTCCGCGGTGCCGAGCGTCGGGTCAATTACTTCGTGCTCGAGACGCGCTACCCGCTCCTGCCCGGTGCCGCGAAGCGGCTCGCCGGGTTCGAGGATCACGCCACCCGGATCGAGCTCGGCGCCGGTGTCACACCGTTCGCCGACGTCGTCTCGGGCGGTGGCAACCAGGCGGGTTCCGCGGTGGAGGGCGCGATCGCCGGAACCTCGTTCGGGACGCACACGCAGGGACCGCTCCTGCCGCTCAACCCGGACCTGACGGATGCCGTCCTCGCCGCTGCGGCCGCGCGTGTCGGGCGTGCGTACGCCCCCGACACGGAACGCACCGCGACGATCGACCGCTACGCGCGCGAAGCGCGCGCGACCGTCGACCGCTACGTCGACAAGGCGTTCAAGCGCATCGCGTGACGATGGTGCGTCATCGGAGGTGACGACGGAAGGCCGGGCCGATCGGGCTCGGCCTTCCGTCGTTCCCGATGGCAACGGTCGGCAACACATCGACTGATCCACAGGATGTGACATGTTGGAAGCCGAACAAAGAGGTTTCCATGCACCACACCAAGCACGCCCTCGTCCTGGTCGGCGCACTCGTCGTGACCCTGACCACCGCTGGGGCAGTCATCCAGCCGTCGCCCGCCGAAGCCGCGACGACACGGATCGCCGACCCCTGCGGATCGGTCCCGACGACCACGACCGAGTTCGACGGCGTCCCGGGCACGATCTTCTACAAGCGCCTGCAGTGTCTCGGCAGCATGGCTGGCTACTACGGCTACAAGGGGCCGATCGACGGCGTGATGGGGCCCAACTCGTGGATCGGCGTCTCGGAACAGCTCGCCAAGGGCGGGTACTTCCGAGCCGGCGACCTCCACGACTGGGAGAGCCCAGAGGTCGTCCGCGCGCTCCAGCGGTGGGCGGCCGCGCACGGCCAGTACAGTGGTCCGGTCGATGGCATCTGGGGCCCGAACAGCTACCGCGGCGCTGCCTGGGCGCTGAACCGCGCGTTCTGAGACGGCCATGCGACGAACGGGAGGCCCGGTACCAACTGGTACCGGGCCTCCCGTTCGCTGTGCGGTCGCGTCGGACGCGACCTACTTCGACTCGTAGAGTCGGCTGCTCTCGTCGTGCCACTCGATCGCGGTCGCGGCGAGCTTGTCCTTGAACTCGGCGCCGTGGTGGGCGCAGAAGAACAGTTCACCGCTGGCCATGGTGGCTCGGATGTAGGCCTGCGCCCCGCAGCTGTCGCAGCGGTCGGCAGCCGTGAGCTGGTGGCTGCTGAGTTCGTCGATGGAGGGGTCCTGCACGGTCTGGGTCATTGCTGTGCTCCTCACGGATCGCAGGTGGTGCCTTGATGGTCCACCCATTTCAACACGTGCTGCCTGGATACGTCGCATTGCGGACCCCCCATTTCGCTCAGCGCGGATCGACTGTCCCCAGTCCGAGTGTCCGGACGGCGTTGTCCGGGGTGCTCGGTAGGCTCAGGAGGTGAGCTCCGACTACTCCGCACGCCATCTCTCCGTCCTCGAAGGGCTCGAGGCAGTACGGAAGCGTCCCGGCATGTACATCGGGTCGACCGACTCCCGCGGGTTGATGCACTGCCTGTGGGAGATCATCGACAACTCCGTCGACGAAGCCCTCGCCGGGCACGGAGACGAGATCGGTGTCCGGCTGTTCCCGGACGGGTCCGTGCAGGTCTCGGACACCGCTCGTGGCATCCCGGTCGACGTCGAACCGAAGACGGGCCTGACGGGTGTCGAGGTCGTCTTCACCAAGCTGCACGCCGGCGGCAAGTTCGGTTCGGGGTCGTACGCGGCCTCCGGTGGGCTGCACGGCGTCGGTGCCTCGGTGGTGAACGCGCTGTCGGAGCGCCTCGACGTCGAGGTCGACCGCGACGGGAAGACCTACGCGATGTCGTTCCACCGGGGTGAGCCCGGCGTGTTCGACGACGCCGCCGGGATCGGACCGGACGCGCCGTTCACACCGTTCACCTCCGGCAGTGAGCTGAAGGTCGTCGGCAAGGTCAAGAAGAACGTGACCGGGTCGCGCATCCGCTACTGGGCCGACCGGCAGATCTTCACCAAGGACGCAGCGTTCAGCATGTCCGACCTGGTGAACCGGGCGCGCCAGACGGCGTTCCTGGTCCCCGGGCTCGGGCTGACGATCACCGACGAACGCCCAGCCGCGATCGAGGCCGCAGCGGCGCGTGCGTCGGCCACCGGTGTCGAGGCGACGGCCGGTCCCGTGGTCGAGCGCTTCCGGTACGAGGGCGGCATCAGCGAGTTCGTCGAGCACCTCGCGCCGGACTCCGCGATCACCGACGTCTGGCGCGTGCAGGGCACCGGCACGTTCACCGAGACCGTCCCGATGCTCGACGACAAGGGCCACATGGTCTCCACGGACGTCGAACGCTCGTGCGAGGTCGACCTCGCACTCCGCTGGGGCGGCGGGTACGAGACGGTGTTCCGGAGCTTCGTCAACATCATCGCGACGCCGAAGGGCGGCACCCACCAGGCCGGCTTCGAGAGCGGCGTGATGAAGGCCGTCCGGGCCCAGGTCGAGGCGAACGCCCGCAAGCTCAAGGTCGGCCAGGACAAGCTCGACAAGGACGACGTGCTCGCCGGCATGACCGCCGTGCTCACCGTCCGGCTGCCGGAACCGCAGTTCGAAGGACAGACGAAGGAGGTCCTCGGTACCCCGGCGGTCCGCAAGATCGTCGACCAGGTGGTGTCGAAGCGCATGACGGAGATCCTCACGTCGACACAGCGCACCGAGAAGGCCCAGGCGGCGACGCTGCTCGAGAAGGTCGTCTCGGAGATGAAGTCCCGCATCTCCGCTCGCGCCCACAAGGAGACCCAGCGGCGGAAGAACGCGCTCGAGAACTCGTCGCTGCCGACGAAGCTCGCCGACTGCCGCTCGAACGACGTCGCCGGTACCGAGCTGTTCATCGTGGAGGGCGACTCCGCGCTCGGCACCGCCAAGCTCGCGCGCAACAGCGAGTACCAGGCGCTGCTGCCGATCCGCGGCAAGATCCTCAACGTCCAGAAGGCGTCGGTCTCCGACATGCTCTCGAACGCCGAGTGCGCGTCGATCATCCAGGTGATCGGCGCCGGCTCCGGCCGGACGTTCGAGCTCGACCAGGCCCGCTACGGCAAGGTCATCATCATGTCCGACGCCGACGTCGACGGCGCGCACATCCGCACGCTGCTGCTCACGCTCTTCTTCCGCTACATGCGGCCGATGATCGAGCAGGGACGCGTGTTCGCAGCCGTCCCGCCGCTGCACCGGGTCGTCGTGGTGAACCGCGGCAAGCCGAACGACACGCTGTACACCTACTCCGAGCAGGAGCTCCAGTCGGTGCTGAAGAAGCTCGAGAAGTCGGGCAAGAAGTACCAGGAGCCGATCCAGCGCTACAAGGGCCTGGGCGAGATGGACGCGGACCAGCTGGCGGAGACGACCATGGACCGTGCGCACCGGACGCTCCGACGGGTGAACGTGTCCGATGCCGAGGGTGCCGCGAAGGTGTTCGAGCTGCTGATGGGCAACGACGTCGCCCCGCGCAAGGAGTTCATCCTGGCGGGCGAGGGCCTCGACCACGACCGCATCGACGTGTAGCGGGGGCGCCCCGCCCTCTCCCGCCAAAGCGACAGGGTGCCGCCGGATACCGGCGGCACCCTGTCGCGTTCGCGGGACAGTCCAGCGCGCGCCGCGCCGCGCCGCGCGAAAGCGACAGTGTCCCTCGTTCTTTCGGCGCCACCCTGTCCCTTCCGCGGCACGATCCGCGCAGCCTGACGGGACAGCGTCGCCGTGCCGGCACCAACTGGCCCGAGCGGGCGCTGCCGCGGCGCGCGCCTACGCCTCGCCGCGCGTGCCGTCGAGCGTCGCCGCGCTGCCGCCGATCGAGCCGATGACGGCCTCGAGCGGGCTCCCAGACCCGTCCCGCTTCGACAGCCAGTCCGGCAGGGTCCGCGCAGCGCCGTCCGACCCCACGGCGTGCGGGGGAGCGATGCCCGCCCACGCGACGCTGAGTCCGTCCTCGCCCTTCAGGAACGCGTGTGCCCGGACGCCCTGGGTCGCGCGGCCCTTGCCGGGGAACTCCGAC
Coding sequences within:
- a CDS encoding RNA polymerase sigma factor is translated as MAARSTTIDPTKDNADTVDQAAAEDTDGTAAPKKAAAKKAPAKNAPAKKAATKKPATKKAADDDVEDEETVEPVDADETEDDAEEKPATAAAEAANAVAAGALVISQSDDDEAPVYSTTITGATADPVKDYLKQIGKVALLNAEQEVELAMRIEAGLFAEDKLQHSTGLSKPEERELRWVARDGQRAKSHLLGANLRLVVSLAKRYTGRGMQFLDLIQEGNLGLIRAVEKFDYTKGFKFSTYATWWIRQAITRAMADQARTIRIPVHMVEVINKLARVQRQMLQDLGREPTPEELARELDMTPEKVVEVQKYGREPISLHTPLGEDGDSEFGDLIEDTEAVVPADAVGFTMLQKQLESLLDSLSEREAGVIRMRFGLGDGQPKTLDQIGDTFGVTRERIRQIESKTMAKLRHPSRSQSLRDYLE
- a CDS encoding MurT ligase domain-containing protein yields the protein MRFFIPILIGRILRALARARGGGSAYPGFIVLKLVPDFLQHVTKQFPNGVVFVLGSNGKSTTTHMISEIVRAHGLRVFTNPSGANLPQGIASALLSEVSLTGRLKADIGILEVDEAFAVELAGILSPSTVTMLNVQVDQLYRFFETERVAAMMLDTAALSSANVITNHDDQFLDAYIGVDGQRVLRFGASAEVVAAAPNGLQNADDFASADRAATSADAEVIENRGDAATIAFDGATIPVRLPARGLHYAVDAAAATATASAALGTQFRADAVTKAFTTMKPAYGRGERLPIAGESAEFTMFKNAASLQLNLDALPDHPEQVLMAIDEGTPDISWIYDIDFSKLDHVDVVSGDKAWQIAIALEHAGVRIGTVEPDVEAAIALMQGLGATTSGTKNFIVNYEIMMIARKALGHPDMEKTA
- a CDS encoding DNA topoisomerase IV subunit B; protein product: MSSDYSARHLSVLEGLEAVRKRPGMYIGSTDSRGLMHCLWEIIDNSVDEALAGHGDEIGVRLFPDGSVQVSDTARGIPVDVEPKTGLTGVEVVFTKLHAGGKFGSGSYAASGGLHGVGASVVNALSERLDVEVDRDGKTYAMSFHRGEPGVFDDAAGIGPDAPFTPFTSGSELKVVGKVKKNVTGSRIRYWADRQIFTKDAAFSMSDLVNRARQTAFLVPGLGLTITDERPAAIEAAAARASATGVEATAGPVVERFRYEGGISEFVEHLAPDSAITDVWRVQGTGTFTETVPMLDDKGHMVSTDVERSCEVDLALRWGGGYETVFRSFVNIIATPKGGTHQAGFESGVMKAVRAQVEANARKLKVGQDKLDKDDVLAGMTAVLTVRLPEPQFEGQTKEVLGTPAVRKIVDQVVSKRMTEILTSTQRTEKAQAATLLEKVVSEMKSRISARAHKETQRRKNALENSSLPTKLADCRSNDVAGTELFIVEGDSALGTAKLARNSEYQALLPIRGKILNVQKASVSDMLSNAECASIIQVIGAGSGRTFELDQARYGKVIIMSDADVDGAHIRTLLLTLFFRYMRPMIEQGRVFAAVPPLHRVVVVNRGKPNDTLYTYSEQELQSVLKKLEKSGKKYQEPIQRYKGLGEMDADQLAETTMDRAHRTLRRVNVSDAEGAAKVFELLMGNDVAPRKEFILAGEGLDHDRIDV